One window of Desulfovibrio subterraneus genomic DNA carries:
- a CDS encoding CHASE2 domain-containing protein codes for MHLSLRRLRLGLKTVFSGRISVLVTGFLVTILMLLFYLWNPFILRSLVYKVYDELLIQSHTHETTDIPVIIDIDEKSLDTYGQWPWPRYRVAMLLAMAQHYGASAVGLDIVFSEEDRTSPRVLRETLAEDLKVNLKVSGIPDALLDNDSLLADNLKRGPFVLGYHFNFEPSGATEKPCVLQPVKAVILAEDGAAKPEDALYNAPEAICNLPVLGEAARGAGFFTTVPDLDGMLRRTPLIIYFKGQIYPSLALAMLMQATGNTQIILKMKQGGVESIKFGDRVIPLDERGRMLLKYRGKGGAFRYISAADLLEQKLKKDELKGKLVLVGTSAAGLKDLRAQPFDPVFPGVEAHATVLDSILKGDFITRPWFARVLEFNTILLVGVTSTIILSLTGAIPALLFCIAMGAGLLFGAKWSFATQGFFLSPLTALLTLAVNFSLLTLMKFRREEGHKKFLTATFKSYLSPELIEEMIAERTMPELGGEARVMTAYFTDIQKFSTFSEILTAPQLVELLNEYLSAMTDILIAEGGTLDKYEGDAIIAFFGAPINFADHPLRACRVALAMQDTLQALRAKWISEQIDPSVEVRNIKGYPQEVWPENSKWPVNVHQMRMRIGINSGEMVVGNMGSAMRMNYTMMGDPVNLAARLEAGAKQLGIYTAVSEHTLEISFKDGRGNTAKVHDFVETRFIDRIAVVGKSEPVNVYELVALKGGLTERDKTLFTYFAEGMVHYQAQEWDKAITAFSTASGYERFPDSPITPSSVFIARCKQYKQTPPVPAGENWDGVYRMTSK; via the coding sequence ATGCACTTGTCCTTGCGCAGGCTGCGTCTGGGGCTGAAAACCGTATTCAGCGGGCGTATATCCGTCCTTGTCACGGGTTTTCTTGTCACCATTCTGATGCTCCTTTTCTATCTCTGGAATCCCTTCATTCTGCGAAGCCTTGTCTATAAGGTTTATGACGAACTGCTTATACAGTCGCATACGCACGAGACAACGGACATTCCCGTCATCATCGATATCGATGAAAAATCGCTCGATACATACGGCCAGTGGCCATGGCCGCGCTACAGGGTGGCCATGCTTCTGGCGATGGCACAGCATTACGGGGCAAGCGCTGTGGGCCTCGATATTGTGTTTTCGGAAGAAGACCGCACATCCCCTCGTGTTCTCAGGGAGACTCTTGCCGAAGACCTAAAGGTTAACTTGAAGGTTTCCGGCATTCCAGATGCTCTGCTGGATAACGACAGTCTATTGGCAGACAACCTGAAGCGCGGGCCTTTTGTTCTTGGATATCACTTCAACTTTGAACCCTCCGGTGCCACAGAAAAGCCGTGCGTGCTGCAGCCCGTAAAGGCCGTTATTCTGGCAGAAGACGGGGCCGCCAAGCCGGAAGACGCCCTCTACAACGCGCCGGAGGCCATCTGCAACCTGCCAGTTCTGGGCGAAGCGGCACGCGGGGCAGGTTTTTTCACAACCGTACCGGACCTAGACGGTATGCTCCGCAGAACGCCCCTCATCATCTACTTTAAGGGACAGATCTATCCGAGCCTTGCGCTGGCCATGCTCATGCAGGCCACAGGTAACACCCAGATAATCCTCAAGATGAAGCAGGGCGGTGTTGAATCCATCAAGTTCGGCGATCGCGTGATTCCACTTGATGAAAGGGGCCGTATGCTCTTGAAATACAGAGGAAAAGGTGGAGCATTCAGATACATTTCCGCCGCGGATCTGCTCGAGCAGAAACTGAAGAAGGATGAACTTAAAGGGAAGCTGGTTCTTGTGGGAACATCAGCAGCCGGACTCAAGGACCTGCGGGCGCAACCCTTTGATCCAGTTTTTCCGGGGGTTGAGGCCCATGCCACGGTGCTCGATTCCATTCTCAAAGGTGACTTCATAACCCGACCTTGGTTTGCACGGGTACTGGAGTTCAACACAATCCTTCTTGTCGGTGTCACTTCCACCATCATACTCTCTCTGACCGGTGCCATACCGGCCCTGCTATTCTGTATAGCCATGGGAGCAGGGCTGCTGTTTGGTGCGAAGTGGAGCTTTGCCACGCAGGGCTTCTTTCTATCACCGTTGACGGCCCTGCTCACCCTTGCAGTCAACTTTTCCCTGCTCACGCTGATGAAGTTCAGAAGGGAAGAGGGCCATAAGAAATTCCTCACGGCAACCTTCAAGTCATACCTTTCCCCCGAGCTGATTGAAGAGATGATCGCAGAGCGCACCATGCCTGAACTGGGCGGAGAAGCTCGCGTAATGACAGCCTATTTTACGGATATTCAAAAGTTCTCAACCTTTTCCGAAATACTCACGGCACCACAACTGGTTGAACTGTTGAATGAGTACCTTTCAGCAATGACGGACATACTCATCGCAGAAGGTGGCACCCTTGATAAGTATGAAGGGGACGCAATTATTGCCTTTTTTGGGGCTCCCATTAACTTTGCCGACCATCCTTTACGTGCCTGCCGTGTGGCGCTGGCCATGCAGGACACGCTGCAGGCACTCCGTGCAAAGTGGATTTCAGAGCAGATTGATCCGTCGGTTGAAGTACGCAACATCAAGGGATACCCGCAGGAAGTTTGGCCGGAAAACAGCAAATGGCCAGTCAACGTCCATCAGATGCGCATGCGCATCGGCATTAACAGCGGCGAGATGGTCGTGGGCAACATGGGCAGCGCAATGCGCATGAATTACACCATGATGGGCGATCCGGTGAACCTTGCAGCACGGCTGGAGGCTGGCGCAAAGCAGCTGGGCATTTACACTGCCGTCAGTGAACATACTCTGGAGATTTCCTTCAAGGACGGCAGGGGGAACACCGCGAAAGTTCATGATTTTGTGGAAACCCGCTTTATCGACCGCATTGCCGTGGTGGGCAAATCAGAACCGGTCAACGTGTATGAACTGGTGGCCTTGAAAGGCGGTCTGACAGAGAGAGACAAGACACTCTTCACGTATTTTGCGGAAGGTATGGTCCATTATCAGGCGCAGGAGTGGGACAAGGCAATCACGGCTTTCTCCACAGCCAGTGGATATGAACGCTTTCCGGATTCGCCGATAACGCCATCGTCAGTCTTCATTGCCCGGTGCAAGCAATACAAACAAACACCTCCAGTGCCCGCAGGCGAAAACTGGGATGGCGTATACCGCATGACGAGCAAATAA
- a CDS encoding lysophospholipid acyltransferase family protein, which produces MRFPYSFIAEIAPSLGFGGTDKLARILGTCMWHLVGSRRRLAINAIEKHLDVPADKAREIAKASFIHNFKSFLELVLVGRVDEEFCRSSIREGRPGVLEEVMNLQGPVVVATAHLGSWELMSGMLGSFIATRNRDALVVVRKNKNANLHELICHFRGSQGAKVVDHRQAVFTVLKALKRNGLSAFLVDHNCPRNEAIFLPFLNETAAVNMGPAVLAVRANATVVPVFLVRDEQGGYVFHVDSPLSPDKFTGTREEKIRQVAEFYTGAVEKYVRKYPEQWFWMHKRWKTRPESEDRSASNA; this is translated from the coding sequence ATGCGTTTTCCCTATTCTTTCATTGCTGAAATAGCTCCCTCGCTCGGATTTGGCGGCACCGATAAGCTGGCCCGGATTCTGGGCACCTGCATGTGGCACCTTGTCGGGTCCCGACGCAGGCTCGCCATCAACGCCATAGAAAAGCACCTTGATGTTCCGGCAGATAAGGCCAGAGAAATTGCCAAGGCAAGCTTCATCCACAACTTCAAGTCGTTCCTCGAACTGGTTCTTGTGGGCAGAGTGGATGAAGAATTCTGCCGCAGCTCCATTCGGGAAGGGCGACCTGGCGTGCTGGAAGAAGTCATGAATCTGCAGGGGCCGGTCGTGGTGGCAACCGCTCATCTGGGTTCATGGGAACTTATGTCGGGTATGCTCGGCAGCTTCATCGCCACAAGAAATAGAGACGCTCTGGTCGTGGTGCGCAAGAACAAAAATGCCAACCTGCATGAGCTTATCTGTCATTTCAGGGGCAGTCAGGGGGCCAAGGTAGTAGACCACCGTCAGGCTGTGTTCACTGTTCTCAAGGCACTGAAAAGAAACGGGCTTTCTGCATTTTTGGTGGATCATAACTGCCCGCGTAATGAGGCCATATTTCTGCCATTTCTGAACGAAACAGCCGCTGTAAACATGGGGCCGGCCGTACTTGCGGTAAGAGCCAACGCGACTGTCGTGCCGGTCTTCCTCGTTCGGGACGAGCAGGGGGGCTATGTCTTTCATGTAGATTCGCCGCTTTCGCCTGACAAGTTTACAGGCACACGTGAAGAAAAGATCCGCCAAGTTGCTGAATTTTATACTGGTGCTGTTGAAAAATATGTCAGAAAGTATCCGGAACAATGGTTCTGGATGCATAAACGGTGGAAAACCAGGCCCGAATCGGAAGACCGTTCCGCAAGCAACGCCTGA
- a CDS encoding TOBE domain-containing protein — protein MKVSARNLLTGTIKSIKEGAVNNELVLEVAPGVEIVSIITKSSCDRLGLKVGGKAYAMVKASSVMIATD, from the coding sequence ATGAAAGTCAGCGCACGTAACCTGCTCACAGGTACGATCAAGTCCATCAAGGAAGGAGCCGTTAACAATGAGCTCGTTCTTGAAGTTGCCCCCGGGGTCGAGATCGTTTCCATCATCACCAAAAGCTCCTGCGACAGGCTCGGACTCAAGGTCGGCGGCAAGGCATACGCCATGGTCAAGGCATCCAGCGTCATGATCGCCACTGACTAG